One part of the Deltaproteobacteria bacterium genome encodes these proteins:
- the hydA gene encoding dihydropyrimidinase, with amino-acid sequence MNTLLIKNGTVVTVGATQVADVFIAGETVQAVGRDLSYTADRTIDATGCYVVPGGIDPHVHMQIPFMGTHSSDNFETGTLAALHGGTTTIIDFAIQTQGDTLTNTWNQWYEWANGHAVGDYSFHLAVTDFNDKTCAELPDLIEKRGVTSFKTFMAYKGALMIDDRQMVALMHELKRLGGLLTVHAEHGDMIDSLIAQHRAAGHTAPRYHAASHPELAETEASGRILDLGLACDQAVYIVHMTCEGALNRLRNALYRNQVGLAETCIQYLLLDDSLYEREGFDGAKWVMSPPLRQPKDQAALWAGINQGLIRVVATDHCPFTLAQKRMGESDFSKIPNGHPAVEHRMELLFSEGVQQNRISLSKFVEVTSTNAAKIFGLYPRKGTIAVGSDADITIIDPTQQHTLSAATHHMNVDYSAYEGWKVNGKCRTTILRGQVAVEDGQAHVGKGHGQYLKRARFTSPNQL; translated from the coding sequence ATGAATACACTACTCATTAAGAACGGCACGGTCGTGACGGTCGGCGCCACGCAAGTGGCCGATGTCTTCATTGCCGGCGAGACCGTCCAGGCCGTCGGACGCGATCTTTCGTACACCGCCGACCGCACCATCGACGCGACCGGCTGTTATGTCGTCCCGGGCGGCATCGACCCGCATGTCCATATGCAGATCCCGTTCATGGGCACGCACTCCAGCGACAATTTCGAGACCGGCACGTTGGCGGCGTTGCATGGCGGCACCACGACGATCATCGATTTCGCCATCCAGACCCAAGGCGACACGCTCACCAACACCTGGAACCAATGGTACGAATGGGCCAACGGACACGCGGTCGGCGATTACTCGTTCCATCTGGCCGTCACCGACTTCAACGACAAGACCTGCGCGGAATTACCGGACCTGATCGAAAAACGCGGCGTCACGTCGTTTAAGACCTTCATGGCGTACAAAGGCGCGCTGATGATCGACGACCGCCAAATGGTCGCGCTGATGCACGAGCTAAAGCGCTTAGGCGGATTGCTGACCGTCCACGCGGAACATGGCGATATGATCGACAGCTTGATCGCACAGCATCGTGCGGCGGGACATACCGCACCGCGCTACCATGCCGCATCGCACCCCGAATTGGCGGAGACCGAGGCGTCGGGACGGATCCTCGATTTGGGCCTGGCATGCGATCAAGCGGTCTACATCGTCCATATGACTTGCGAAGGCGCGCTGAATCGCCTCCGCAACGCACTGTATCGCAATCAAGTGGGACTGGCGGAAACGTGTATTCAATATCTGCTGCTGGATGACTCGCTGTACGAACGCGAGGGCTTCGACGGCGCCAAATGGGTGATGAGTCCACCGCTGCGCCAACCGAAAGACCAAGCCGCACTGTGGGCCGGCATTAATCAAGGTTTGATCCGCGTCGTCGCAACAGATCATTGCCCGTTCACGCTGGCGCAAAAACGGATGGGCGAGAGCGATTTCTCGAAGATTCCGAATGGCCATCCGGCCGTGGAACACCGGATGGAACTCCTCTTCTCCGAAGGCGTCCAGCAGAACCGGATCTCGCTTAGCAAATTCGTGGAAGTCACTTCCACTAACGCCGCCAAGATCTTCGGCCTGTATCCGCGGAAAGGCACGATCGCCGTCGGCTCGGACGCCGACATCACGATCATCGATCCGACCCAGCAGCACACGCTCTCCGCGGCGACGCATCATATGAACGTCGACTATTCCGCGTATGAAGGCTGGAAAGTGAACGGCAAGTGCCGCACCACGATCCTGCGCGGCCAGGTGGCCGTGGAGGACGGGCAGGCCCACGTCGGCAAAGGCCACGGTCAATATTTGAAACGCGCACGTTTCACGAGCCCGAATCAACTCTAA
- a CDS encoding acyltransferase yields the protein MPRIVKAGVIQLANQLDTNASCEAHRNAMIEAHLPFIQQAAAQGVQMLCFQEVFTGPYFCPSQDTKWYGLAEAIPDGPTTRQMCAIAKQHRMVIVVPIYEQELTGVYYNTAAVIDADGTYLGKYRKHHIPQVAGFWEKFFFKPGNLGFPVFTTAYGKVGVYICYDRHFPEGARCLGLNGAEVVFNPSATVAGLSQHLWQLEQPAHAVANGYFIAAINRVGTEAPWNIGEFYGSSYFASPRGKILAQASRERNELLVCDLDLDEITEVRNQWQFYRDRRPEAYQPLATL from the coding sequence ATGCCACGCATCGTCAAAGCCGGAGTCATCCAACTCGCCAATCAACTCGACACCAACGCCAGTTGTGAAGCGCATCGCAACGCGATGATCGAGGCCCATCTGCCGTTCATTCAACAAGCGGCCGCCCAAGGCGTGCAGATGCTCTGCTTCCAAGAGGTCTTTACCGGACCGTACTTTTGTCCGTCTCAAGACACCAAGTGGTACGGACTCGCCGAAGCGATCCCCGACGGACCGACCACGCGCCAAATGTGCGCGATCGCGAAACAGCACCGCATGGTCATCGTGGTCCCGATCTACGAACAGGAACTGACTGGCGTTTACTACAACACCGCCGCGGTGATCGACGCCGATGGCACGTATTTGGGCAAATATCGCAAACATCACATCCCGCAAGTCGCGGGCTTTTGGGAAAAGTTCTTCTTCAAACCGGGCAATCTCGGCTTTCCAGTCTTCACCACCGCGTACGGCAAAGTCGGCGTCTATATCTGCTACGACCGCCACTTCCCAGAAGGCGCGCGCTGCCTCGGATTGAACGGCGCCGAAGTGGTGTTCAATCCGTCCGCCACGGTCGCGGGACTGTCGCAACATTTATGGCAGCTCGAACAACCGGCGCACGCGGTGGCCAACGGTTATTTCATCGCGGCCATTAATCGCGTCGGCACCGAGGCGCCATGGAACATCGGCGAGTTCTACGGCTCGTCGTACTTTGCCAGCCCGCGCGGCAAGATCTTGGCGCAGGCCTCGCGCGAACGGAACGAACTGTTGGTCTGCGACCTCGACTTGGACGAGATCACCGAGGTCCGCAATCAGTGGCAATTCTATCGCGACCGCCGCCCCGAGGCGTATCAACCGCTCGCGACACTGTAA